One window of Populus nigra chromosome 5, ddPopNigr1.1, whole genome shotgun sequence genomic DNA carries:
- the LOC133693514 gene encoding lysine-specific demethylase JMJ25-like isoform X2, which produces MTRVGKWQRPAKSTSGVKEEAAENGGSEEEVKESGGLVESSEVEGKVEETCHFDKAKGVSNKGNREWKVKESESRVSEEEREGDGVEEGRECDLKENANKGKKKKKGKKKENDNEKEKEKVKEGNDEKGVSSVVKEKKRVKFAEKEVASVEEGEFGDKSEVGFVKQEERGFAWKEKQEAGTEEEEEIAVDNGKEGKLDGKREEKGRRKREKKGGKFRNQEVDDEEGKEIGELGVEGKEKVKFVENEGENSEKGEKKGAELGNEEETVVGVEENGGPLKKRPRKNEKKVNYAEIDSALDEVVFGEKHRKSQKEDGVSESRKKKALLENDGLEREKKSENGDVNNEEKGTALGNEEVESEEGKETVVGVEENGGPLKKRLRKTEKKVNYAEIDSALDEVLFGEKHRKSQKEDGVSESRKKKALLENDGLEREKKSENGDVNNEEKGTALGNEEVESEEGKETVVDVEENGGPLKKRLRKTEKKVNYADIDNALDEVVFGEKHRKSRKKVGVSESRQKKGVSESDGLESEKKRENGDVNSGKKRASQKGKKKQEAQEKIKGEEEMEESGEGKGEGDPLVICTGTGHGPRSQKEQAGQNSKSWRTSQFTEEACLMCHQCQRSDKGRVIRCLKCKRKRYCIPCLTKWYPKMTEDDIASACPVCLGNCNCKSCLRLDAPVKDLKNLNLEVSEEEEVQHSKFLLCSLLPFLKRLDAEQMTEREIEAGIRDVPPADLQIENASCPADERMFCDNCRTSIFDYHRSCSNCSSDLCLLCCREIRAGCLQGGGPDVVMEYIDRGFKYMHGEHEEIKDELLAGSPKKTVSEDFIGPKSGCKANEDGSIHCACGSGNLQLKCLFPNTEVNFSVSVSELVKKVEDVLKNCEIDSANAPVELCMCFNSNGNRDICNGNELLKAACREDSDDNYLFNPKAKDIMEDDLKHFQFHWKRAEPVIVSNVLESASGLSWEPMVMWRAFRQIKHEKHGTLLDVKAIECLSCCEVEINVHKFFTGYTEGRFDGKNWPQILKLKDWPPYKTFGESLPRHDVEFTCCLPFKEYTDRRSGPLNLAIRLPQNSLKPDMGPKTYIAYGFPIELGRGDSVTKLHCDMSDAVNVLTHTAEVSYSDGQLAEIQNLKLLHFKQDQRELFGYDQNVDKFDVNKNGDVSGKSTEKEEVVQGKIYESGPLNCANELEWPDALDGGAVWDIFRREDVPKLQEYLDKHFKEFRHIHCCPLQKVVHSIHDQTFYLTLEHKRKLKEEYGIEPWTFVQKLGDAVFIPAGCPHQVRNLKSCIKVALDFVSPENVGECIRLTEEFRLLPPNHQAKEDKLEIKKMLLHAARRAVDFLMKDGKLPCCCCR; this is translated from the exons atgaCAAGAGTCGGGAAGTGGCAGAGGCCGGCGAAATCGACGTCGGGGGTGAAGGAGGAAGCTGCGGAGAATGGTGGGTCTGAGGAGGAAGTGAAGGAAAGTGGGGGTTTAGTTGAAAGTAGTGAAGTTGAAGGGAAAGTGGAGGAAACTTGTCATTTCGATAAGGCAAAGGGTGTCTCAAATAAGGGAAATAGGGAGTGGAAGGTAAAGGAGAGTGAGAGTAGAGTTAgtgaagaagaaagggaaggtGATGGTGTGGAGGAAGGGCGAGAATGTGATCTGAAGGAGAATGCGAATAagggtaaaaagaaaaagaagggaaagaagaaagaaaatgataatgagaaggagaaggagaaggtgaAAGAAGGGAATGATGAAAAGGGGGTCTCATCTGTtgtgaaagagaagaaaagggtgAAATTTGCTGAGAAAGAGGTGGCGAGTGTGGAAGAAGGCGAATTTGGTGATAAAAGTGAAGTGGGGTTTGTGAAGCAGGAAGAGAGAGGGTTTGCTTGGAAGGAAAAACAGGAGGCCGGTactgaggaagaagaagagatagccGTAGATAATGGAAAAGAAGGTAAATTAGATGGGAAAAgggaagagaaagggagaaggaaGAGGGAGAAGAAGGGAGGTAAATTCAGGAATCAGGAGGTGGATGATGAGGAAGGGAAAGAGATTGGAGAGCTGGGAGTTGAAGGGAAGGAAAAAGTGAAATTTGTTGAGAATGAAGGGGAGAACAGTGAAAAGGGTGAGAAGAAGGGAGCTGAATTAGGTAATGAGGAGGAGACTGTTGTCGGCGTGGAAGAGAATGGAGGTCCATTAAAGAAGAGGCCGaggaaaaatgagaaaaaagtgAATTATGCTGAGATTGATAGTGCATTAGATGAGGTAGTGTTTGGGGAGAAACATAGGAAGAGCCAGAAGGAGGATGGAGTCTCGGAGAGTAGAAAGAAGAAAGCACTTTTGGAGAATGATGGACTGGAACGTGAGAAAAAGAGTGAAAATGGTGATGTAAACAACGAGGAGAAGGGAACTGCATTGGGTAATGAGGAGGTGGAGAGTGAGGAGGGGAAGGAGACTGTTGTTGGTGTGGAAGAGAATGGAGGTCCCTTAAAGAAGAGGCTGAGGAAAACTGAGAAAAAGGTGAATTATGCTGAGATTGATAGTGCATTAGACGAGGTACTGTTTGGGGAGAAACATAGGAAGAGCCAGAAGGAGGATGGAGTCTCGGAGAGTAGAAAGAAGAAAGCACTCTTGGAGAATGATGGACTGGAACGTGAGAAAAAGAGTGAAAATGGTGATGTAAACAACGAGGAGAAGGGAACTGCATTGGGTAATGAGGAGGTGGAGAGTGAGGAGGGGAAGGAGACTGTTGTTGATGTGGAAGAGAATGGAGGTCCCTTAAAGAAGAGGCTGAGGAAAACTGAGAAAAAGGTGAATTATGCTGACATTGATAATGCATTAGACGAGGTAGTGTTTGGGGAGAAGCATAGGAAGAGCAGGAAGAAGGTGGGAGTCTCGGAGAGCAGACAGAAGAAAGGGGTCTCGGAGAGTGATGGATTGGAAAGTGAGAAAAAGAGGGAAAACGGTGATGTGAATAGTGGGAAAAAGAGAGCGAGTcaaaaagggaagaagaagcagGAGGCGCAGGAGAAAattaaaggagaagaagaaatggaagaaaGTGGTGAAGGCAAAGGTGAAGGAGATCCTTTGGTGATTTGCACTGGGACAGGTCATGGGCCCAGGAGTCAGAAAGAGCAAGCTGGGCAGAACAGCAAATCCTGGCGCACTAGTCAG TTCACTGAGGAAGCGTGTTTAATGTGCCACCAATGCCAGAGAAGCGATAAAGGCCGTGTCATTCGATGCCTGAAATGTAAAAGGAAGCGCTATTGTATCCCCTGCTTAACAAAATG GTATCCTAAGATGACAGAGGATGATATTGCAAGTGCTTGTCCAGTTTGTCTTGGAAATTGCAACTGTAAATCTTGTTTGCGTCTAGATGCGCCAGTAAAA GACCTGAAAAATTTAAACCTGGAAGTaagcgaagaagaagaagtgcaGCACTCTAAGTTTTTACTTTGTTCACTTCTTCCATTTCTGAAGCGCTTAGATGCAGAGCAAATGACGGAGAGAGAAATTGAGGCTGGGATAAGGG ATGTACCGCCTGCAGACTTACAGATAGAAAATGCTAGCTGCCCTGCAGATGAACGCATGTTCTG tgataaTTGCCGAACTTCTATTTTTGATTATCACAGAAGTTGCTCAAATTGCTCTTCTGATCTTTGTCTTCTCTGTTGCCGTGAGATCCGTGCTGGATGCTTGCAAGGTGGTGGGCCAGATGTGGTTATGGAGTATATTGATAGGGGATTTAAGTATATGCATGGTGAACATGAggaaataaaagatgaattgCTGGCTGGTTCGCCTAAAAAGACTGTCTCAGAGGATTTTATAGGGCCAAAGTCTGGATGCAAAGCAAATGAAGATGGAAGCATTCATTGTGCTTGTGGTAGTGGCAATTTACAACTGAAATGTTTGTTCCCAAACACAGAAGttaatttttcagtttcagTTTCAGAGTTGGTAAAGaaagttgaagatgtgttaaaAAACTGTGAAATTGACTCTGCTAATGCTCCCGTTGAACTATGCATGTGTTTTAATTCGAATGGCAATCGTGATATCTGTAATGGTAACGAGTTGTTAAAAGCAGCATGTCGAGAAGATTCTGATGATAACTATTTGTTCAATCCAAAAGCCAAAGATATCATGGAGGATGACTTGAAACATTTTCAGTTCCATTGGAAGAGAGCTGAGCCTGTGATTGTTAGCAATGTGCTTGAGTCTGCTTCTGGGTTAAGTTGGGAGCCGATGGTAATGTGGCGTGCCTTCCGCCAgatcaaacatgaaaaacatgGTACACTTTTGGATGTTAAGGCAATTGAGTGCCTGAGTTGCTGTGAG GTAGAAATTAATGTCCATAAATTCTTTACTGGTTACACGGAGGGAAGGTTTGATGGTAAAAATTGGCCTCAGATACTGAAGCTGAAAGACTGGCCCCCATATAAAACATTTGGTGAAAGTTTGCCACGACATGATGTTGAATTCACCTGTTGTTTGCCCTTCAAGGAGTATACTGACCGCCGCAGTGGACCTTTAAACCTTGCTATCAGGTTGCCTCAGAATTCTTTGAAGCCAGACATGGGGCCGAAGACATATATCGCTTATGGATTTCCTATAGAGCTTGGGCGTGGAGATTCTGTTACCAAGCTTCACTGTGACATGTCTGATGCG GTGAATGTTTTAACGCACACTGCTGAGGTATCCTATAGCGATGGACAACTTGCTGAGATTCAAAATTTGAAGCTTCTTCACTTCAAACAAGACCAGAGAGAACTTTTTGGATATGATCAGAATGTGGATAAATTTGATGTTAACAAGAATGGTGATGTTTCTG ggAAATCTACTGAGAAGGAAGAAGTGGTTCAAGGCAAAATCTATGAGAGTGGACCTTTAAATTGCGCAAATGAGTTGGAATGGCCTGACGCTTTAGATGGAGGTGCTGTTTGGGATATTTTCCGGAGAGAAGATGTTCCTAAATTGCAGGAATATCTTGATAAGCACTTCAAAGAATTTAGGCATATCCATTGTTGCCCTTTACAAAAG GTTGTTCACTCCATACATGACCAGACATTTTATTTGACTCTAGAGCACAAGAGGAAACTAAAAGAGGAATATG GCATTGAACCGTGGACATTTGTCCAGAAACTTGGAGATGCTGTCTTTATTCCTGCAGGCTGTCCTCATCAAGTTAGAAACTTGAAG TCTTGCATTAAGGTAGCACTGGACTTTGTCTCGCCCGAAAATGTTGGTGAGTGCATACGTTTGACAGAGGAATTCCGTCTGCTCCCCCCAAATCATCAGGCCAAGGAAGACAAGCTGGAG ATAAAGAAAATGTTACTTCATGCTGCGAGACGCGCTGTAGATTTTCTGATGAAGGATGGGAA ATTACCATGCTGCTGCTGTCGGTAA
- the LOC133693514 gene encoding lysine-specific demethylase JMJ25-like isoform X4, which produces MTRVGKWQRPAKSTSGVKEEAAENGGSEEEVKESGGLVESSEVEGKVEETCHFDKAKGVSNKGNREWKVKESESRVSEEEREGDGVEEGRECDLKENANKGKKKKKGKKKENDNEKEKEKVKEGNDEKGVSSVVKEKKRVKFAEKEVASVEEGEFGDKSEVGFVKQEERGFAWKEKQEAGTEEEEEIAVDNGKEGKLDGKREEKGRRKREKKGGKFRNQEVDDEEGKEIGELGVEGKEKVKFVENEGENSEKGEKKGAELGNEEETVVGVEENGGPLKKRPRKNEKKVNYAEIDSALDEVVFGEKHRKSQKEDGVSESRKKKALLENDGLEREKKSENGDVNNEEKGTALGNEEVESEEGKETVVGVEENGGPLKKRLRKTEKKVNYAEIDSALDEVLFGEKHRKSQKEDGVSESRKKKALLENDGLEREKKSENGDVNNEEKGTALGNEEVESEEGKETVVDVEENGGPLKKRLRKTEKKVNYADIDNALDEVVFGEKHRKSRKKVGVSESRQKKGVSESDGLESEKKRENGDVNSGKKRASQKGKKKQEAQEKIKGEEEMEESGEGKGEGDPLVICTGTGHGPRSQKEQAGQNSKSWRTSQFTEEACLMCHQCQRSDKGRVIRCLKCKRKRYCIPCLTKWYPKMTEDDIASACPVCLGNCNCKSCLRLDAPVKDLKNLNLEVSEEEEVQHSKFLLCSLLPFLKRLDAEQMTEREIEAGIRDVPPADLQIENASCPADERMFCDNCRTSIFDYHRSCSNCSSDLCLLCCREIRAGCLQGGGPDVVMEYIDRGFKYMHGEHEEIKDELLAGSPKKTVSEDFIGPKSGCKANEDGSIHCACGSGNLQLKCLFPNTEVNFSVSVSELVKKVEDVLKNCEIDSANAPVELCMCFNSNGNRDICNGNELLKAACREDSDDNYLFNPKAKDIMEDDLKHFQFHWKRAEPVIVSNVLESASGLSWEPMVMWRAFRQIKHEKHGTLLDVKAIECLSCCEVEINVHKFFTGYTEGRFDGKNWPQILKLKDWPPYKTFGESLPRHDVEFTCCLPFKEYTDRRSGPLNLAIRLPQNSLKPDMGPKTYIAYGFPIELGRGDSVTKLHCDMSDAISQAYIWEL; this is translated from the exons atgaCAAGAGTCGGGAAGTGGCAGAGGCCGGCGAAATCGACGTCGGGGGTGAAGGAGGAAGCTGCGGAGAATGGTGGGTCTGAGGAGGAAGTGAAGGAAAGTGGGGGTTTAGTTGAAAGTAGTGAAGTTGAAGGGAAAGTGGAGGAAACTTGTCATTTCGATAAGGCAAAGGGTGTCTCAAATAAGGGAAATAGGGAGTGGAAGGTAAAGGAGAGTGAGAGTAGAGTTAgtgaagaagaaagggaaggtGATGGTGTGGAGGAAGGGCGAGAATGTGATCTGAAGGAGAATGCGAATAagggtaaaaagaaaaagaagggaaagaagaaagaaaatgataatgagaaggagaaggagaaggtgaAAGAAGGGAATGATGAAAAGGGGGTCTCATCTGTtgtgaaagagaagaaaagggtgAAATTTGCTGAGAAAGAGGTGGCGAGTGTGGAAGAAGGCGAATTTGGTGATAAAAGTGAAGTGGGGTTTGTGAAGCAGGAAGAGAGAGGGTTTGCTTGGAAGGAAAAACAGGAGGCCGGTactgaggaagaagaagagatagccGTAGATAATGGAAAAGAAGGTAAATTAGATGGGAAAAgggaagagaaagggagaaggaaGAGGGAGAAGAAGGGAGGTAAATTCAGGAATCAGGAGGTGGATGATGAGGAAGGGAAAGAGATTGGAGAGCTGGGAGTTGAAGGGAAGGAAAAAGTGAAATTTGTTGAGAATGAAGGGGAGAACAGTGAAAAGGGTGAGAAGAAGGGAGCTGAATTAGGTAATGAGGAGGAGACTGTTGTCGGCGTGGAAGAGAATGGAGGTCCATTAAAGAAGAGGCCGaggaaaaatgagaaaaaagtgAATTATGCTGAGATTGATAGTGCATTAGATGAGGTAGTGTTTGGGGAGAAACATAGGAAGAGCCAGAAGGAGGATGGAGTCTCGGAGAGTAGAAAGAAGAAAGCACTTTTGGAGAATGATGGACTGGAACGTGAGAAAAAGAGTGAAAATGGTGATGTAAACAACGAGGAGAAGGGAACTGCATTGGGTAATGAGGAGGTGGAGAGTGAGGAGGGGAAGGAGACTGTTGTTGGTGTGGAAGAGAATGGAGGTCCCTTAAAGAAGAGGCTGAGGAAAACTGAGAAAAAGGTGAATTATGCTGAGATTGATAGTGCATTAGACGAGGTACTGTTTGGGGAGAAACATAGGAAGAGCCAGAAGGAGGATGGAGTCTCGGAGAGTAGAAAGAAGAAAGCACTCTTGGAGAATGATGGACTGGAACGTGAGAAAAAGAGTGAAAATGGTGATGTAAACAACGAGGAGAAGGGAACTGCATTGGGTAATGAGGAGGTGGAGAGTGAGGAGGGGAAGGAGACTGTTGTTGATGTGGAAGAGAATGGAGGTCCCTTAAAGAAGAGGCTGAGGAAAACTGAGAAAAAGGTGAATTATGCTGACATTGATAATGCATTAGACGAGGTAGTGTTTGGGGAGAAGCATAGGAAGAGCAGGAAGAAGGTGGGAGTCTCGGAGAGCAGACAGAAGAAAGGGGTCTCGGAGAGTGATGGATTGGAAAGTGAGAAAAAGAGGGAAAACGGTGATGTGAATAGTGGGAAAAAGAGAGCGAGTcaaaaagggaagaagaagcagGAGGCGCAGGAGAAAattaaaggagaagaagaaatggaagaaaGTGGTGAAGGCAAAGGTGAAGGAGATCCTTTGGTGATTTGCACTGGGACAGGTCATGGGCCCAGGAGTCAGAAAGAGCAAGCTGGGCAGAACAGCAAATCCTGGCGCACTAGTCAG TTCACTGAGGAAGCGTGTTTAATGTGCCACCAATGCCAGAGAAGCGATAAAGGCCGTGTCATTCGATGCCTGAAATGTAAAAGGAAGCGCTATTGTATCCCCTGCTTAACAAAATG GTATCCTAAGATGACAGAGGATGATATTGCAAGTGCTTGTCCAGTTTGTCTTGGAAATTGCAACTGTAAATCTTGTTTGCGTCTAGATGCGCCAGTAAAA GACCTGAAAAATTTAAACCTGGAAGTaagcgaagaagaagaagtgcaGCACTCTAAGTTTTTACTTTGTTCACTTCTTCCATTTCTGAAGCGCTTAGATGCAGAGCAAATGACGGAGAGAGAAATTGAGGCTGGGATAAGGG ATGTACCGCCTGCAGACTTACAGATAGAAAATGCTAGCTGCCCTGCAGATGAACGCATGTTCTG tgataaTTGCCGAACTTCTATTTTTGATTATCACAGAAGTTGCTCAAATTGCTCTTCTGATCTTTGTCTTCTCTGTTGCCGTGAGATCCGTGCTGGATGCTTGCAAGGTGGTGGGCCAGATGTGGTTATGGAGTATATTGATAGGGGATTTAAGTATATGCATGGTGAACATGAggaaataaaagatgaattgCTGGCTGGTTCGCCTAAAAAGACTGTCTCAGAGGATTTTATAGGGCCAAAGTCTGGATGCAAAGCAAATGAAGATGGAAGCATTCATTGTGCTTGTGGTAGTGGCAATTTACAACTGAAATGTTTGTTCCCAAACACAGAAGttaatttttcagtttcagTTTCAGAGTTGGTAAAGaaagttgaagatgtgttaaaAAACTGTGAAATTGACTCTGCTAATGCTCCCGTTGAACTATGCATGTGTTTTAATTCGAATGGCAATCGTGATATCTGTAATGGTAACGAGTTGTTAAAAGCAGCATGTCGAGAAGATTCTGATGATAACTATTTGTTCAATCCAAAAGCCAAAGATATCATGGAGGATGACTTGAAACATTTTCAGTTCCATTGGAAGAGAGCTGAGCCTGTGATTGTTAGCAATGTGCTTGAGTCTGCTTCTGGGTTAAGTTGGGAGCCGATGGTAATGTGGCGTGCCTTCCGCCAgatcaaacatgaaaaacatgGTACACTTTTGGATGTTAAGGCAATTGAGTGCCTGAGTTGCTGTGAG GTAGAAATTAATGTCCATAAATTCTTTACTGGTTACACGGAGGGAAGGTTTGATGGTAAAAATTGGCCTCAGATACTGAAGCTGAAAGACTGGCCCCCATATAAAACATTTGGTGAAAGTTTGCCACGACATGATGTTGAATTCACCTGTTGTTTGCCCTTCAAGGAGTATACTGACCGCCGCAGTGGACCTTTAAACCTTGCTATCAGGTTGCCTCAGAATTCTTTGAAGCCAGACATGGGGCCGAAGACATATATCGCTTATGGATTTCCTATAGAGCTTGGGCGTGGAGATTCTGTTACCAAGCTTCACTGTGACATGTCTGATGCG ATATCACAGGCTTATATTTGGGAGCTTTGA